A single Opisthocomus hoazin isolate bOpiHoa1 chromosome 1, bOpiHoa1.hap1, whole genome shotgun sequence DNA region contains:
- the CYSLTR2 gene encoding cysteinyl leukotriene receptor 2, whose protein sequence is MMNISEMVLDDNFTNSSFNCTIDSFKQRIYPIMYLFIFFLGAVGNGLSIYVFFQPSQRKTSVNIYMQNLAVSDLMFVSTLPFRATYFLLGSHWIFGDILCRIVTYTLYVNMYCSIYFLTVLSVVRFLAIVYPFKHWKVTNTKYARIICAAIWVFVLTASSPLLSKAVAGYSNPDKCLDLHPSSKRNLFMMNSFVLVVGFILPFCTIIVCYVFAIKVLLKSRTPQRKKAVCHKKALSTIIITLILFLLCFLPYHILRTVYLMYSGCSQATVPIHKALVVARCLAAMNSCLDPVLYYFAAEDFKARIRSLYRR, encoded by the coding sequence ATGATGAATATTTCTGAGATGGTGCTAGACGACAACTTCACCAACAGCTCCTTCAACTGTACGATTGACAGCTTCAAACAACGCATTTATCCCATCATGTATCTCTTTATCTTCTTCCTGGGTGCTGTTGGAAATGGCCTTTCCATTTATGTTTTCTTCCAGCCTTCGCAGAGGAAGACCTCAGTAAACATTTACATGCAGAACTTGGCTGTTTCGGATCTCATGTTTGTGAGCACTTTGCCCTTTCGGGCCACGTATTTCCTGTTGGGATCACATTGGATATTTGGTGATATCCTCTGCAGGATCGTGACTTACACCTTGTATGTGAACATGTactgcagcatttattttctcACTGTGCTCAGTGTGGTTCGTTTCCTAGCCATCGTCTACCCGTTCAAACACTGGAAAGTGACCAACACAAAGTATGCCAGGATAATATGTGCAGCCATATGGGTCTTTGTGCTGACAGCCTCTAGCCCTCTGTTAAGCAAGGCAGTTGCTGGGTACAGCAACCCAGACAAGTGCTTGGACCTCCACCCCTCCAGCAAGAGAAACCTCTTCATGATGAACAGCTTTGTCCTCGTTGTGGGCTTCATTCTGCCCTTTTGCACAATTATTGTCTGCTACGTCTTTGCAATCAAAGTGTTGCTCAAGTCCAGGACTCCCCAGCGCAAGAAGGCTGTCTGTCACAAGAAGGCACTGTCAACCATCATCATCActctcatcctcttcctcctctgtttcctGCCATATCACATACTGCGAACTGTCTACCTGATGTACAGCGGCTGCAGCCAGGCCACCGTGCCCATTCACAAAGCACTAGTGGTCGCTCGCTGCCTTGCTGCCATGAACAGCTGCCTCGATCCTGTCCTCTATTACTTTGCTGCTGAAGATTTCAAAGCGAGAATCAGAAGTTTGTACCGCAGGTAG